In a single window of the Coffea eugenioides isolate CCC68of chromosome 3, Ceug_1.0, whole genome shotgun sequence genome:
- the LOC113766783 gene encoding uncharacterized protein LOC113766783: MAPAEFKELKLQLQDLLERGFIRESGSPLGAPVLFVKKKNGSLRIWHVISQEGISVDLAKVEAVIDWKRPENPIQIRNFLRLTGYYKRFIKDFSKLAVPLTDMTKKHGRFIWDAKCETSFRELKKRLTMAPVLALPNKVDSFTVYTDASREGLECVLM, from the exons ATGGCACCTGCTGAATTTAAGGAGTTAAAATTGCAgttacaggaccttctggaaCGAGGGTTCATTCGAGAAAGTGGGTCTCCTTTGGGAGCCCCTgtgttgtttgtgaagaaaaagaatGGAAGTTTGCGGATAT ggcacgtaatttccCAAGAGGGCATCTCGGTTGATCTGGCAAAAGTGGAGGCCGTGATtgattggaagaggccagaaaatcccatACAGATTCGTAATTTTCTACGGTTGACTGGGTATTATAAGCGCTTTATtaaagacttttccaaactggccGTTCCTTTAACTGATatgacgaagaaacatggtcgaTTTATATGGGATGCCAAGTGTGAAACGAGTTTTCgagagttaaagaaaagattaaccATGGCTCCGGTTCTAGCTTTGCCTAACAAAGTAGACAGTTTTACTGTTTATACCGACGCATCGCGAGAAGGTCTGGAGTGTGTGTTAATGTAA